The proteins below are encoded in one region of Edaphobacter bradus:
- a CDS encoding DegT/DnrJ/EryC1/StrS family aminotransferase: MATSAPARSDSPALVEPPFASIPLLDLKAQYAGIRGELTDAVTRVFESQHFILGPEVEALEREIAEYVGVEFAIGCASGSDALLLAQMAIGIESGDEIITSTFTFGATAGSIARLKARPVFVDIRPDTFNIDERQLEAAITPRTRAIMPVHLFGLSADMDSILEIAHKHHVPVIEDAAQAIGARWKGEGVGSLGAFGCFSFFPSKNLGGAGDGGMITTNDPQLAQRLRILRAHGARKKYQYELLGINSRIDALQAAILRVKLGYLESWTAGRRRNAENYRALFAEYHLTELLTLPFSPETSFHVYNQYSIRAPHRDELQRYLSDRGISTEVYYPSPLHVEPAFAYLGYRAGDFPNAEVTCREVLSLPIYAELTMDQQRVIVTTIANFYARLAHQ; the protein is encoded by the coding sequence GTGGCCACCAGTGCTCCGGCTCGATCCGACTCTCCGGCTTTAGTAGAGCCGCCATTTGCAAGCATTCCATTGCTGGATCTCAAGGCACAGTACGCTGGGATTCGCGGCGAGCTCACCGACGCGGTTACTCGAGTTTTTGAATCTCAGCACTTTATCCTGGGACCTGAAGTTGAAGCGTTGGAGCGTGAAATAGCCGAGTACGTAGGCGTGGAATTCGCGATCGGATGCGCATCTGGTTCCGACGCGCTCCTTCTGGCACAAATGGCTATTGGCATTGAATCTGGAGACGAGATAATTACTTCTACATTCACTTTTGGTGCAACCGCGGGTTCGATCGCACGATTGAAGGCTCGCCCGGTGTTTGTAGATATCCGACCGGATACATTCAACATCGACGAGCGGCAACTCGAGGCTGCGATTACGCCGCGCACTCGAGCCATTATGCCGGTTCATCTATTCGGTTTGTCGGCCGACATGGATTCAATTCTGGAGATAGCGCACAAGCATCATGTGCCCGTAATCGAAGATGCTGCCCAAGCCATCGGCGCACGATGGAAGGGGGAGGGCGTTGGGAGCCTTGGGGCTTTTGGGTGCTTTAGCTTCTTTCCATCAAAGAATCTTGGTGGGGCGGGCGATGGCGGGATGATTACAACAAATGATCCGCAGCTGGCTCAGCGCCTGCGCATACTGCGGGCTCATGGTGCTCGGAAGAAATATCAATACGAGTTGCTGGGGATCAACAGTCGGATCGATGCACTTCAGGCCGCTATTCTGAGGGTGAAGCTCGGGTATTTGGAAAGCTGGACCGCAGGCCGTCGACGAAATGCAGAGAACTACCGCGCGTTGTTCGCCGAATACCACCTGACAGAACTGCTGACGTTGCCTTTTTCGCCGGAAACAAGCTTCCACGTGTACAACCAGTATTCGATTCGCGCTCCGCACCGGGACGAACTACAGAGGTATCTGTCCGACCGGGGAATTTCGACCGAGGTCTACTATCCGAGCCCTCTTCATGTTGAGCCAGCATTTGCTTATCTCGGCTATCGCGCCGGAGATTTTCCCAACGCTGAGGTTACGTGTCGTGAGGTACTGTCACTACCAATTTATGCCGAGCTTACTATGGACCAGCAGAGGGTAATAGTTACTACTATCGCGAACTTCTACGCCAGACTAGCTCATCAATAA
- a CDS encoding response regulator → MTFEQPQLPIVLVLEDVDETRYLIEKMLVGSGYCVALARNEDDAIVMARSHTPDLILMSLGLGTDRLIAAAHRIRQQAALSEEVGVVIFYVPTIPEGAEMEVDKNVYLTRPDNFNQVRDLLQRLLCKASCR, encoded by the coding sequence ATGACCTTTGAACAGCCACAGCTCCCGATCGTCCTGGTACTGGAAGATGTAGACGAGACACGTTACTTAATTGAGAAAATGCTGGTAGGAAGTGGTTACTGTGTAGCTCTAGCGAGGAACGAGGACGATGCCATTGTGATGGCCAGATCCCACACTCCCGATCTGATCCTGATGAGTCTGGGCCTTGGAACCGATCGGCTCATTGCAGCCGCCCATCGTATTCGCCAACAAGCCGCCCTCAGCGAAGAGGTTGGGGTCGTCATTTTTTATGTTCCGACCATTCCAGAAGGGGCTGAGATGGAGGTTGATAAGAATGTTTACCTGACTCGGCCGGACAACTTTAATCAAGTTAGAGATCTCCTCCAAAGGCTTCTCTGTAAAGCCTCCTGCCGCTGA
- a CDS encoding Crp/Fnr family transcriptional regulator gives MFRALGTQDPIGNRLLWSLSEEEYVRLHLEHATLKLGQVLYECGERIDYAYFPTTCVVSCLYTMQDGSTAEMALAGNEGVIGVALFLGGGNIPHRAVAQIGGHALKMPAKVLQEEFARGGTFQRTLLRYTQALITQISQTAVCNRLHPIEQRLCRWLLLCHNRVYGSEILMTQEFIANLVGGRRESVTVAAGRLQDAGLIHYSRGHIKVLDRKGLEATVCECYSIVEDEMDRLVGACQRKQPQRQEALQRSLWRRSLT, from the coding sequence ATGTTCAGAGCCTTGGGAACGCAAGACCCTATAGGAAACCGTCTTCTGTGGTCTCTTTCAGAAGAGGAATATGTCCGCCTTCACCTCGAGCACGCGACTCTTAAGCTCGGACAAGTGCTATATGAGTGCGGTGAGCGGATCGATTACGCTTACTTTCCGACGACCTGTGTCGTCTCGTGTCTCTACACAATGCAAGATGGTTCAACCGCTGAGATGGCTCTCGCGGGAAATGAAGGAGTCATCGGCGTCGCCCTATTCCTTGGCGGCGGTAATATCCCACATCGTGCAGTGGCGCAGATCGGCGGCCATGCTCTGAAAATGCCTGCAAAGGTACTGCAAGAGGAGTTTGCGCGTGGTGGTACATTTCAACGCACCCTGCTCCGCTACACTCAGGCGCTCATTACACAGATCTCACAAACGGCTGTTTGCAACCGGCTGCACCCTATAGAGCAGCGTCTCTGCCGATGGCTGCTATTGTGCCATAACCGCGTCTATGGCTCCGAGATCCTAATGACGCAGGAGTTCATCGCCAATTTAGTAGGCGGACGACGGGAGAGCGTGACCGTAGCAGCTGGGCGACTGCAGGACGCTGGCCTGATCCACTATTCCCGCGGCCATATCAAGGTCCTCGACCGGAAAGGCCTGGAAGCGACGGTTTGTGAATGCTATAGCATCGTCGAAGACGAGATGGATCGCTTGGTCGGGGCTTGTCAAAGGAAGCAACCTCAGCGGCAGGAGGCTTTACAGAGAAGCCTTTGGAGGAGATCTCTAACTTGA
- the nusG gene encoding transcription termination/antitermination protein NusG — METTHLVENDLRPRWYAAYTVPRHEKAVAHRLASQKVESYLPLYSSVRHWNHRRVEVQLPLFPGYVFVRMLLSDRVRVLSRPGIIRLVSFDGGPAVLPDEEIERLQSSLSTWKAKPYPYLTAGKHVRITSGPFAGLEGKILQRKGKMRLLVTLDLIQSAMLLEMDAAEAQLAS, encoded by the coding sequence ATGGAAACAACACACCTGGTGGAAAATGATTTGAGACCACGCTGGTATGCTGCCTACACTGTGCCTCGACACGAAAAAGCTGTCGCACACAGACTCGCTAGTCAGAAAGTCGAGTCGTATTTGCCTCTCTACTCCTCTGTGCGCCACTGGAATCATCGCCGAGTCGAAGTGCAGCTTCCCCTTTTTCCAGGATATGTGTTCGTCAGGATGCTTCTGTCCGACCGGGTACGGGTCCTCTCACGCCCCGGAATAATTCGGCTGGTGAGCTTTGACGGCGGTCCAGCAGTTCTCCCAGATGAGGAGATTGAAAGACTTCAGTCATCCTTGTCAACCTGGAAAGCAAAGCCATACCCCTACTTAACTGCCGGCAAACACGTGCGGATTACGTCCGGACCTTTTGCTGGGCTGGAGGGTAAAATCCTTCAGCGCAAGGGAAAGATGCGGTTGCTTGTCACGTTGGACCTGATCCAGAGCGCGATGCTGCTCGAGATGGATGCTGCAGAGGCGCAATTAGCCAGTTGA